In Paenibacillus sp. FSL R7-0345, a single window of DNA contains:
- the hydE gene encoding [FeFe] hydrogenase H-cluster radical SAM maturase HydE translates to MEALLNKLSEQHELTEEEIVWFLGHLTPKWKQQLYIRASEVRKQHYGVSVYPRGLIEFSSFCRRDCLYCGLRRSNSSAERYRLTDEEIIECAAEGYELGYRSFVLQSGEDIIYTVQVMTSIIREMKLRFPDAAITLSAGERSEAFYRAVYQAGADRYLLRHETASRTLYESLHPGMSFDNRMDCLRILREIGYQVGAGFMVGLPGQTHRHLAEDLLFVKRFHPEMIGIGPFIPHSATPLKDAAGGTVEDTLVMIAMARLMVPEALMPATTAMGTLDPSGREKAIQAGANVVMPILSPLQIRSKYALYEQKICTGDEPEHCRSCLEMRIAVSGYRMEFSRGDHCSYKAQL, encoded by the coding sequence ATGGAAGCATTGCTTAACAAATTATCTGAACAGCATGAATTGACTGAGGAAGAAATCGTCTGGTTTCTCGGGCATCTGACTCCCAAATGGAAGCAGCAACTGTACATCCGGGCTTCAGAGGTCCGTAAGCAGCATTATGGTGTAAGCGTTTACCCGCGTGGATTGATTGAATTTTCCAGCTTTTGCAGGCGGGATTGCCTGTATTGCGGACTGCGCCGTTCCAATTCCAGTGCAGAGCGTTACCGGCTCACAGATGAGGAGATTATCGAATGTGCGGCGGAAGGCTATGAGCTGGGTTACCGGTCGTTCGTGCTGCAGAGCGGGGAGGATATCATCTATACGGTGCAGGTAATGACCTCCATTATCCGTGAGATGAAGCTGCGTTTTCCGGATGCTGCAATTACCCTGTCAGCCGGGGAACGGAGTGAGGCATTTTACCGTGCAGTGTATCAAGCCGGCGCTGACCGCTATCTGCTGCGGCATGAGACTGCGTCCCGCACGCTCTATGAATCCCTGCATCCGGGCATGTCGTTCGATAACCGTATGGACTGCCTGCGCATCCTTCGGGAGATTGGCTATCAGGTGGGAGCAGGCTTTATGGTCGGACTTCCCGGCCAGACACACCGGCATCTTGCTGAGGATCTGCTGTTCGTAAAAAGATTTCATCCGGAGATGATCGGCATCGGCCCGTTCATCCCGCACAGTGCAACACCGCTTAAAGACGCGGCGGGCGGAACAGTGGAAGATACGCTGGTAATGATCGCGATGGCCAGACTTATGGTGCCGGAAGCCCTAATGCCTGCAACAACTGCAATGGGCACATTGGACCCGTCCGGCCGGGAAAAAGCAATCCAGGCAGGTGCAAATGTCGTCATGCCCATCCTGTCACCGCTGCAAATCCGCAGCAAATACGCCCTGTATGAGCAAAAAATCTGCACGGGCGATGAGCCGGAGCATTGCCGCAGCTGCCTTGAAATGCGGATCGCCGTCTCCGGCTACCGGATGGAGTTTAGCCGGGGAGATCACTGCAGCTATAAGGCACAACTATAA